One window of the Chitinophaga niabensis genome contains the following:
- the sufB gene encoding Fe-S cluster assembly protein SufB produces MNAEQDILQELAGRDYEFGFETQIEMDIAPPGLSEEIVRFISAKKQEPEWLLEWRLKGYQLYQKLTMPTWQNFKLPEIDFQSVSYYAAPKKQVKYESLDEVDPELLRTFEKLGIPLEEQKLLSGVAVDAVFDSVSVATTFKKQLNELGIIFCSFSEAVKEHPELVKKYLGTVVPQSDNIYAALNCAVFSDGSFVYIPKGVRCPMELSTYFRINAKNTGQFERTLIVADEGSYVSYLEGCTAPMRDENQLHAAVVELIAMDNAEIKYSTVQNWYPGDKDGKGGIYNFVTKRGICKGHHSKISWTQVETGSAITWKYPGVILQGDYSIGEFYSVAVTANKQVADTGTKMVHIGKNTKSRIISKGISAGHGHNTYRGLVKVGPNAASARNFTQCDSLLIGDRCGAHTFPYIESKNNTAMVEHEATTSKIGEDQVFYLNQRGIDSEQAVNMIVNGYAKEVLNQLPMEFAVEAQKLLSITLEGSVG; encoded by the coding sequence ATGAACGCAGAACAAGACATATTGCAGGAACTGGCAGGCCGCGATTACGAGTTCGGTTTTGAGACGCAGATCGAAATGGATATTGCACCTCCGGGCCTGAGCGAAGAGATCGTACGCTTCATTTCTGCCAAAAAACAGGAGCCCGAGTGGCTGCTGGAATGGCGGTTAAAAGGTTATCAGCTGTACCAGAAACTGACTATGCCCACCTGGCAGAACTTTAAACTCCCTGAAATTGATTTTCAGAGTGTTTCCTATTATGCCGCACCTAAAAAGCAGGTGAAATATGAAAGTCTGGATGAAGTAGACCCTGAACTCCTCCGTACTTTTGAAAAGCTGGGTATTCCACTGGAAGAACAAAAACTCCTTTCCGGTGTTGCCGTGGACGCTGTATTTGACAGTGTATCCGTAGCCACCACTTTCAAGAAACAACTGAACGAACTGGGCATTATCTTCTGCTCCTTCAGCGAAGCTGTTAAGGAACACCCTGAACTGGTGAAGAAATACCTCGGTACAGTAGTCCCTCAATCAGACAATATTTACGCCGCCCTGAACTGCGCAGTCTTTTCAGACGGCTCCTTTGTATATATTCCAAAAGGCGTGCGCTGCCCGATGGAACTTTCCACTTACTTCCGTATCAATGCCAAAAACACCGGTCAGTTTGAGCGTACGCTCATTGTGGCAGATGAAGGCAGTTATGTAAGTTACCTGGAAGGTTGTACAGCACCTATGCGTGACGAGAATCAACTCCACGCAGCGGTGGTAGAACTCATTGCTATGGATAACGCAGAGATCAAGTACTCTACCGTTCAGAACTGGTACCCAGGTGATAAAGACGGTAAAGGCGGCATCTACAACTTCGTTACCAAACGCGGTATCTGTAAAGGTCATCATTCCAAGATCTCCTGGACCCAGGTGGAAACCGGTTCTGCGATCACATGGAAGTATCCGGGTGTAATTTTACAGGGAGACTACTCCATTGGTGAATTCTATTCTGTTGCCGTAACTGCTAACAAACAAGTAGCAGATACAGGCACCAAAATGGTACACATTGGTAAGAATACCAAAAGCCGTATCATTTCCAAAGGTATCTCCGCAGGCCACGGTCACAATACTTACCGCGGTCTTGTAAAAGTAGGCCCTAACGCAGCCAGCGCCCGTAACTTCACACAATGTGATTCCCTGCTGATCGGTGATCGTTGCGGAGCACATACTTTCCCCTACATCGAGTCAAAGAACAACACGGCGATGGTGGAACACGAAGCCACTACCTCCAAGATCGGGGAAGACCAGGTGTTTTACCTGAACCAACGTGGAATTGACAGCGAACAGGCAGTGAATATGATCGTTAACGGATACGCAAAAGAAGTTCTTAACCAGCTCCCCATGGAATTTGCCGTGGAAGCGCAAAAATTATTATCCATTACCCTGGAAGGTAGTGTTGGATAA
- a CDS encoding helix-turn-helix transcriptional regulator, with protein sequence MENYKAYHTSSSDRMLLLLKTKGPLSTNGIAQELGITGEGARQQLQRLAEEGWVAFESSSKGVGRPSLIWSLSDRGNRRFPDTHAELTVQLINTIRDVLGDEALGNVISAREHKALLRYYDIIRLEEGLEGKVRKFTALRSSDGYLAEYRAEGDGFLMIENHCPICAAANACHDICKVELQTFQQIFKEWATVERLDHAIEGARHCAYRILPV encoded by the coding sequence TTGGAAAACTACAAGGCATATCATACCTCTTCATCTGACCGTATGTTGTTGCTGCTCAAGACCAAAGGGCCGCTTTCAACAAATGGCATTGCTCAGGAGCTGGGAATTACCGGCGAGGGGGCACGTCAGCAGCTACAGCGGCTGGCGGAGGAGGGTTGGGTAGCTTTTGAGTCCAGCTCCAAGGGAGTAGGCCGCCCATCTTTAATATGGAGCCTGTCCGACCGGGGGAACCGCCGTTTCCCGGATACCCATGCTGAATTGACAGTGCAGCTGATCAATACCATCCGGGATGTATTGGGAGATGAGGCTTTGGGAAATGTGATCTCCGCCCGGGAGCACAAAGCACTTTTACGTTACTATGACATTATCAGGCTGGAAGAAGGGCTGGAGGGCAAGGTGCGGAAATTTACGGCTTTGCGGTCTTCGGATGGGTACCTGGCGGAATATAGGGCCGAGGGGGATGGATTCCTGATGATTGAGAATCACTGCCCGATCTGTGCGGCGGCGAATGCCTGCCATGATATCTGTAAAGTGGAATTGCAGACCTTTCAGCAGATCTTTAAAGAATGGGCTACTGTTGAAAGATTGGATCATGCGATAGAAGGAGCGAGGCATTGTGCGTATAGAATATTGCCTGTTTAA
- a CDS encoding GNAT family N-acetyltransferase, with protein sequence MTVKTALAQDENGAIGVLTLAFSVDPMARWSLPDPAKYLATFSSITKAFGGSAFGKGTAYLANGFTGAALWLPPGAKSDEESLKRLFDENTNDDIKEDMQRIFEQMEKYHPTEPHWYLPMIGVDPAHQGGGIGSALMTEALKAVDRDGSIAYLESSNPRNISLYQRHGFEVIGEIQSGSSPVLRPMLRKAR encoded by the coding sequence ATGACAGTAAAAACAGCTTTGGCACAAGATGAAAACGGCGCCATTGGTGTATTAACGTTGGCATTCAGCGTTGACCCCATGGCCAGATGGTCCCTGCCGGACCCCGCAAAATATCTGGCAACTTTCTCCTCAATAACAAAGGCTTTCGGCGGAAGCGCGTTCGGGAAGGGCACGGCTTACCTTGCCAATGGCTTTACCGGCGCTGCTTTATGGCTGCCGCCAGGTGCCAAATCTGATGAAGAATCCTTAAAGAGGTTGTTCGATGAGAACACCAATGATGATATAAAAGAGGATATGCAGCGAATTTTTGAGCAAATGGAAAAATATCATCCAACCGAACCGCACTGGTATTTGCCCATGATAGGTGTGGATCCGGCGCATCAGGGTGGGGGGATAGGTTCTGCACTGATGACGGAAGCGCTCAAGGCTGTTGACCGTGACGGATCAATCGCATATCTCGAATCTTCAAATCCCAGGAATATTTCATTATATCAGCGGCATGGTTTCGAGGTTATCGGCGAAATTCAATCCGGCAGTTCGCCTGTTTTACGCCCCATGTTGAGAAAAGCACGATGA
- a CDS encoding nuclear transport factor 2 family protein → MNNKAILEKANAAITEGNNEGFLLFCTEDTEWTFVGDRTLRGKEAVRQYMATTYAEPPKFMVEHLIAEGDFVTAVGKISLKNEDGKTVNYAYCDVWRFRDGKMAELKAFVIETK, encoded by the coding sequence ATGAATAATAAAGCAATACTCGAAAAAGCAAATGCTGCCATCACAGAGGGAAACAATGAGGGATTCCTGCTTTTCTGCACAGAGGATACGGAGTGGACATTTGTTGGCGACAGGACCTTACGAGGGAAGGAAGCTGTCAGGCAGTATATGGCAACAACGTACGCAGAGCCGCCCAAATTCATGGTTGAACATTTGATTGCAGAAGGTGACTTTGTTACGGCGGTTGGTAAGATCAGTTTGAAGAACGAAGACGGGAAAACAGTCAATTACGCTTACTGTGACGTTTGGCGATTTCGCGATGGCAAGATGGCCGAATTGAAAGCTTTCGTCATTGAGACAAAATAA
- a CDS encoding DUF4249 domain-containing protein, protein MKNTLKYLIVSSCFFILSCTKVVDVDLETAEPKLVIDASIDWVKGTTGNEQKIKLSTTTGYYSTEFPTVSGADIVITNSENTVFRFTENPGTGEYICSNFLPVIGETYTLKVVLNGETYTATETCIGVPHIENNIEQNNAGGFGGNEVEIKYYYQDNGNEENHYLHRILSPVSKYPDYKAKDDKNSQGKLMQEYFSDEDLDSGDLINIRLYGISRRYYDYFRKLLAASGAGNGPFQTAPGSVRGNIINQAHFENFAYGYFRLSEVDVKDYTIH, encoded by the coding sequence ATGAAAAATACACTTAAATACCTGATTGTCTCATCCTGTTTTTTTATACTGTCTTGCACAAAAGTAGTGGATGTGGACCTGGAAACAGCTGAACCGAAACTGGTAATTGACGCATCGATTGATTGGGTAAAGGGAACGACAGGCAATGAGCAGAAGATCAAACTCTCCACTACAACGGGATATTACAGTACCGAATTCCCAACAGTTTCAGGAGCGGATATAGTGATAACAAATTCAGAAAACACTGTTTTTCGTTTTACAGAAAACCCCGGAACAGGAGAATATATCTGTTCCAATTTCCTTCCGGTTATCGGGGAAACTTATACATTAAAAGTAGTTTTAAATGGGGAAACCTATACCGCAACCGAAACTTGTATAGGTGTGCCGCATATTGAAAATAATATTGAACAGAATAATGCCGGCGGATTTGGAGGTAATGAAGTGGAAATCAAATATTACTACCAGGATAATGGCAATGAGGAAAACCACTATCTCCATCGTATCCTGTCGCCTGTATCAAAGTATCCGGATTATAAAGCTAAAGATGACAAGAACAGTCAGGGCAAGCTGATGCAGGAATATTTTTCTGACGAAGATCTGGATTCCGGAGATCTGATAAACATCAGGCTGTATGGAATTTCCAGGAGATATTATGATTATTTCAGAAAACTGTTAGCAGCATCCGGGGCTGGTAACGGCCCGTTTCAAACAGCACCAGGTTCGGTGAGAGGAAATATCATCAATCAGGCCCATTTCGAAAACTTCGCTTATGGATATTTCAGATTATCGGAAGTGGACGTAAAGGATTATACGATACATTAA